The DNA sequence TGTTAAGAAGTGCCCAGTCTAGGCAGAGCAGGGCCTCACTAACTGGGATTCCTTGCTTGCCCACAGTATGGCTGTTTTCTCCACCCTGGGAAGCCCCTTTTTGGAGCAATCTTGTTTGCGGAGCCATTACCACCCTTCCCAGGCACACCCACTGAGGCAGGAGCAGCGATATACggtgagatgggggtggggggagacgaGGTGGGCAAATAATGCTGCAGAGTCACTAGCGAGGAAATCAAATGGAGCAGAGCTGCTGGCAGGAAGAGTCAAACAGGTCTTTTGGATTCCTATTGATCCAGTCCCTTTTGGGAGCTGGATAAAAATTCCATGGTGTTGGCTATCCAGTAGAACATGAAAGCTCCTCTTTGGGCATTTCTGTATTCTTGAGGATTGAGCTAGGCCTGGAAAGAGCCAGTAAAGCATATTGATTAGAATGCtgggagttcaaatccctgctcatccATGACTCAGGACATTCAACCTTTCTTAGCTTAGCCtccctcgcaggattgttgtgatggAAAAGGGTGTGGGGGCAGGAAACCACGTTTGATACCCTCAGTTTTTTGGAGGATGGGtaggataaaaatgtaacaacTAAACAGTTGTCAAGTGGAGCTATAGGAAGAGGCAGTTGTGTTACATCTTGACTTGAATGTTTCTGGAAGGTTTATGTCAGCCGTTTGGGCCCACCAACTCTGAAAACTCACTTTCCCACTCCTAGGCTCTGAGCCCGTCTCGTTTACGACACAAGAATTGCCCCACCTCTCCCAAGAAGGCAGAAACACAGAGTCCTGCAACCCCAGGTTTGCTTCCTGGATCCAGCCACCAAGAGATGAAACCCCCAGAGTCAGACTCCACAAGCTCCTTCAATGAATCATGGCCCTCGACTGAGCGCAGTTCTTCCTCTCTGACTCCTGAGGGAGCAAAGGGCCTTCCCTCAGAGCAGATAACGGGGACCAAGGCACTGGCTTCGCTAAAGCCCCCAGAATCTGTTTCAGACAGCGATTCAGTTATTGCCAGGTAAGCCTGCTAGCTAAGGGTTTCTTCTCGGGtgggtgggcagagcagcaaGAGTTTACTGGACTTGTGTGGGGATTGGAGTCATGGGTTCAAATATTACCTGGAAGAAGAACACATCTGATACCCTTAGTCAAGTCTGTTTCTAGGATGCAAATTCccatgctgagagccagtgtggtgtagtggttaagagtggtagacttgtaatctggagaaccaggttcgtgtctccgctcctccacatgcagctgctgggtgaccttgggctagtcacacttctttgaagtctctcagccccactcacctcacagagtgtttgttgtgggggaggaagggaaaggagaatgttagccgctttgagactcctttgggtagtgataaagcgggatatcaaatccagactcttcttcttcatactgGCTTGtctcagagtacagtggtaccttggttctgaaacttaatccgttccggaagtccgttctaaaaccaaagcgttccaaaatcaAGGCGCACTTTCCTGTAGAAGGTAttgcaaaatggatcaatccattccagacttttaaaaacaacccctaaaacagcaatttaacatgaattttactatctaatgagaccatgggtccataaaatgaaagcaataatcaacgtactgtactataaaataaataagacagtactgtagaagataatttttttaaaaaaattcttacctgcactgatttggatatccatttccgcagtcacacaatcaaccaaccaaccaaccaaccaatcaatcaatcaatcagtagctgaactgggttccacacagtcacaaaaacaaattaaccaaaaaagcctccaaaacaaaaatgcaaaataaatagcaaaaacaaaagcgccaaacttaatctgttccggaagtcagtttgacttccgaaatgtttgaaaaccagggcgcagcttctgattggtgcaggcaccccagaaacaatagccaacagcagcatcggacattcggcttctgaaaaacttttgaaaactggTACATTTACGCACCAAGGCACCTCTGTACTGAGTCTCTAGTCTAGCTTGGGAGTGATCACTGCATTGAAGTAAAGTTCTTTGTCCATGTCTGTGATGCGGCACCTTTGATCCTTTGGCAGGTATATGGAGCGATTTCGTTACGGGCAGCCCACAAACCGCAGGGAGCGCTGGGCACCAAATGGTCACTCTGCACAGTTCTGGTGGCTTGGCCACTCGTTTTCCCCTGAATGCAACATCTCCAAGAAGGAGACATCACCAACTTCAGGTACTTGAGTCCAACAAAAAGGGTGCCGATATGGGGAACACTTATCAAGGCAGACCAGGATGAGTGGGCCCTCAGAAAGATTGGATTTGTATTGGAGCAGTAGCTGCCCTAGCCAAAAGAGTGGTTGGTATTGGTAGGAAAAACTTCAGATTTGAAGATTTAAATCTGGGCACACACATTGGAGCTGTGTCTTTGTCCAGCACTTAGCTGTTGTTTCCTATGAAGTAGAACTTTTTAGCACTGGTGGGTAGCGCTCACAGGTCACTCCTGTCCTAGCTTTTCCCATAAGAGAGACATATGAGACCAATTTGGGACCAGGTTATCTGAGAGAATGCCTTCTACACAGACCCACCTGGTCAGTAAGATAATCTCAGAGGCCCTCCTCATTGTGCCAGTCTGCAGGTGCCCATCTGGCATCAACTGGGAAGAGGGCCTAAAATAAATAATAGGAGTGTGCcaggatttttaaaatcacaatatttaAATCTGTCCCCCCTTCTCTAGTTATCAGATAACTCTGCATATGCTCTAAGGTATTTTCTTTAAGCTATCAAAGCAATCCAAAGTGAGATGGGGGGCTCTTACGGCCCCCATTATTACTCAGGAGTTCTGTGTAGTTTTAGCACCCATTGCTCACAACCAAGCAACCCATCCAAAGGGTTGATTCATGTTGGCCTTCTTCAGGGTTCTTCACCTATAATTTGGAAGATAACATAAAGTCAAGCACATAGTTTTTCAGGCCTATGGatgaaaggggaagggaaggagggagggagcctaGAGCCACCCAAGATTAAGGATTTGGCTCTTTGCAAAGATGTCTAAACTGTGTGAGTCAGAAATCTGTAATGAAGGTGTCTCCTTGCAGACAGCCAGAGTGAAGTGAGGCAGTCTCTTTTCAGTCCTGCTCTGGACCAGTCTCCCTCGGTGAGTAAGGAGGTTTTCTCTAGGAGTGGGGAGGGATCTATTCTGTCCATCAGAAAAGGAGGTAATATAGCTATGTTATCTTTGCGGATCACTGTTAATCTCAACCCTCAGGGTTGTGGAATATTGTACAGAATCTGGAGGCATGGGTTCTAATCCTTGCTCAGCGATAAAGCTCATTGATTGACCTTCAGCCAGTCATATCTCAGAGCCTAGCCTTCTacacaggactgttgtgaagaTAATATGGAATAACCACAAATGCTGCCCTGGTCTCCTTGAagaatataaacataataaatgggGAAATCATATGTGTAAAGTTGGTCCTGCTTTGAAGACTGCTCTGGGTGGAGAAAATTGTGATATTTACTACAGCACTTCTCAGTAGGATGATTAGTTTTTGGTTTCCCTTTCGGATCTTTTATTAAGAAACAAGCGACCTTAAATTTTCAGAATTTGCAGGCGGGCAGGAGTCTTGCTTGCTCCTGGTTTGGCTGATTACTTTGACAGATCAGAAGACCATTTTCAATTACCTCAGTAGCTCCCTGCTTATTATTGCCGGTGACTGTTTCACCTTAACTGGTGTTCTTCTGCTTTCTGTCCCTACTTTGTCTGAACCAGAGGATCAAAGTGCCTTTGTCCCATTGGATTGGCCATCTTCTATTTTTTGGTCACGAGCTTGCTAACACTAGGCACTCCATAGGTGCTGCAGCTTCTCCCCTTGCCCTGCTGCCAGAATCCTGAAATTCTTTTCCTTATAGAGCAGGGGTGAATGTGTGACCCCctggattttgttggactacaactcccattatccctgaccattcgCCCCAtgagctggagctgatgggagttggagttcaacaacatctagtgGGCCACAAGTCCCCCACCCCAGCTATAGAGTCTCCTATCCGACCCATTCCTTTGTATGCTCTTTTGTAGGGGGACTCACAGGATTCTTCCACGCTGGACCCCGAGACTGTTAAACTGCAGGAGAGAGCAGCCAGGCTGTTACATAGAAGGTACTGGCCTCCCTTGTATTTCACTCATCATCTAGACTTCCCTTCCTCAATGTCTAATGGGCCTTCCAGCTTctctttctgttctctccccagTTGCCACTCCTTCCTAATAACCTGCCTGTCCTCATATGTTTCTCTGCATGCAGCACATCCCCGTTGAGCAGCTCCAGGCATGCAAGCTCTACCCCCACGTCCACCATCACAAATGCTGACACAGATATGACTGGTCGTGCTCCACATCACCTTGGCCTTGGTGAGCCACAAGGTAAGTCATGAGATCCATGtccttgcagtgtttttcaacctggggtctccacatgttgctggacttcaatcccaacagccccagccagcttagccactGGTATGGGGtggttggagttgtagtcccaacatctgaagcccaaggttgaagaactctGTCTTGAAGGAATGCCAGTGTTGTGGTCCCAGACCAATGACAGAAAGTGAGTGTTGTTGAGGGGGGTAAGTGAGGAAGGAAAAGCAAGTTGGCTGAACTAGTATCTGGCTGAGTGCAAGTCTGATTGCCTCCTAAACAGTGTGGATGTTCTTATTTGGCAATTTATGAAGAATGATGGCTGCTTTAGTACAAATCTTTAGACTGCCCTATCTTTCAGTGCATCACTCAAAGGCAGAATTTGGTAAGGGGCATCCCAGTGATCTCCCcttttatttacaaacaaacaaattgctaGTCCTTCAGGCAATCCTTGGTAACTTTCAAAAGGCCAGAGGCGTTGCTGAGCAGGATCTCACATGGACAGGGCAACAGCAGCTGAATAAACTGGGAAAAACAGCAACTGTGCAAATTTGTATTGCTCAATTTCTAGAGGTCACAGAATTACTGGTATAGAATTCGTGTTGTCTTGATATTAAATTGATTCTTGTTCAAAAGCACACATGCCTTATCATATGCTGGTTGAGTTGAATGGGCTCTTTTGGACTCCAGgccccatcatgcctagctagcatAGACAGTGGTGAgctatgatgggaattgtagtctaacaacatctataGAGCCATgtgttcctcctccctgctgtaaAAGATCCAGTGACTGATACAAGCTATCACCAAAGGAGACAAATCAATATACACTTTTTCAAAGATGATGATCCCAAAATGAAAACTGCGATGGACAATGCCTGTATCTTGCAGATCTTTTTCAGAAGCTCACTGCAGACACTCCAGTcatgtgcatctctctctctttctctctctccctgccttcctaGGTAGTCTGAATGCTTTCCCTTACTATATCACTCAAAGATCTCAGCTGTGTTCTTCTTCAAGACCAGAGGATGATATCCTTTTTCAGTGGCGCTTGCGGCGAAAGATGGAGGAAGCGAGCCAGGCTGTTGCTGTGATGCCTCCTCTAGCTTGGAGGAGTCCACATATCCAGCCAACCCATGCTTCCAGCCTGGTAAGAGTTTGAGGTGAATAAGTTTGCCATTGTTCTGTGCTGTGTAGCTGCAAGGCAAAAGCCTTGGAAGCAGGGGATGGAGCCATGCTTTCAGTGCACAACAGGATGGAGAAGTGCAAGCAATAGGCAGGGTGTGATGCATGAAAGGACCACAGCTCTTGCTACCTTGTTGTTGAGAGCTGAAGTGGAAGAAACCTTGCAAAGTTCATGCACCATTTCAAGACACTTCATCTTTATAGCTTCCAAGATGCTTGTGgctattccaccccaccccatttcaatTGTTCAGGAGTTGATGAGGTAAACAACTTTCCCATCATAGTATTGATCCTATACAGTATGGCAAAGCATTCAGAGAGGAGTGGATCTGCTTCTAAGCATCACACTACTCCATCTCCAGTAGATGCAGTCTGagtcatgtacagtggtgcctcgcaagacgaaattaatttgttccgcaagtgctgttgtatagcggaaattttgtcttgtgaagcacggtcggaggaagcgcggctttacgaaaaaacaaaacaaaaccgcaaaacgttttcgttttgtgagttgcggccatagggaaattcgtcttgcgagtcaccctttcgttagcgaatgcctttcgtctagtgagtttttcgtctagcgaggcaccactatatatttttcaatcGTTGTTCCTTGCAGGTAGAAAGAGTGGCTCAGAAGCCATCAGAACCTGCAAGTTGGAAGAGTGAAGGTGGAAGAGTGCAGCCAACATCGGAAACCCAGCTGCATGTGAAATCCACGCTCCATGATTATCATCCCTGCTGCCCCACAGACTCTGTGAAAAATGGGCCAAGCTCCACGCAGCTCATAGAAGCCGCTCCCTTCAGCAGTGGGATTTTACTGGTTGGAAGTTCAGAACCAAAGGGAGAGCAAGGACTGAAGGAAGTAACTCTGCAAGAGGATCCTGTCCCTGCATACCGAGACTCCCCTCCCCTACCAAGGCCTGCAGGAACCAGCAAGCTTTTGGGCCAGAGCACTTTGCATCAGGATCAACAGGCAGCCCGCCCTGTAGAGAGAGTGCACACTGAGCCCAGAGGGAACCAGAAGGCATTCAGAACCGAGCAGGGCCAAGCCAAACCAGTCAGAGACTTCCGAGGGCCACCAGTCAGTCGCACAAAAGATTCTATTCAACACGTCTTGGGAGAGGTATAAACATATGATCTGGCAATATTTGTGGCTGTCATCACAGTGTGATGTAGAGGCCTATCATGCAGAATAGTGAGCACTTCAGTCCAGAtgatgtttctagtcctcatggttgcaGACAAACGTGAATGCTTTTATTGGCAGCTACTACTAAAGATTTAGGAATAAGGACTAGGCTGAGGTTTCCATTAATCTCAGACAGGGCTCCTTTACTCAGTGCAGGCTCCCTCCCCAGTTCTACCCAGACACTTTCTATCCTTAACACGTTTCTTGCCCTCtgattttccccccccccccatgtgttccAATTGCCCCCACTTCCTTTATGGCTAACAAAAATTTAATGCTAAATTGTGAAGTATCCCCAAATTATATTTCACtggaacagtggttttcaaactgtgttccagGGAAGTTTATGTGAGGCCCTTCATGTGGGAGGCAATGGCGATCAGTTCTGGCAGACAGAAAATTCATTTGAAAGATGGCTTATTCGCCATTATTGACCTTCCACAAAGCCGCTGGCGAGAATACAAATTCACAGGCTGTGCTGTGAATTCAGACAGGAGTGACAATGGGACCCAACAGGCCTGGCTAGTGGCCCATGTGAAGTGTTTGCCCTAGTGCATGCCTGTGATGGGCTTGGCCAGGTGGGTAGAGGGACATCCATGGGAGTGAGGGACAATGTGCTTAAAGCTGGAAGAGGAGTATTTGTGCTCTTCTCTTTATTGCAGGTAGTTTTTTCGTTCCTTCCTTCCACTTTCATGGCAGCCAGCTTCTGCCCTTTTGAAGGTGAAGGAGGAACATCACCACCACCTGGATTCCCAGAGCTGCAAATGCATGCACCACACACACATCTCTTGCTCGGACTTGGTTTGCTCTTGGGTCCCTTTCTCTAGTGTTGCCCAAGCCTGATTCTGGTCCCTCTTGCACCCATGGGAAGCTTTAAAGCCTCCAGTTATCAAACTTGGTTTAGCAGCCTGCTCCCCAACTGCTTCTCTTCAGGCTAACCAGACTGACTTGTGGCCTGCTGTGACATTATCTCAAAGCACTGGAGGCTGCAGCCAGGTTGGTTCAGACAGCAGGCAAGCATCAGGCCTTCTCTGCATGGACATCTTGGCAGATGTTAAGGAGTTTTTCAGTAGGTAATGTGATGTGGTCCCTTGAAGACCACTGtgccagggaaaaaaaatatgcacTTTCAGAAAGTTTATGTAGATAAGCAAAATGTAATCAAGTGGCACACTTGCAGATTTCCCAGTGAGTTGTGGGAATGACTTTACTATAGAAAAGGAAGATGAACCTTCATCCAGCAGATCCATTTAGCTGCTTGGGGGCATCTGAAATGGGCTCTTCcacttctgttttccttcccagGAGGACAGGAGGAGATTTAACTAGCTTTCTCTCTCATCCAGGTGATTGCCGAAAGACTTTTCTCCCCACCTGATTCTCCAGGTCCTCATAGGGATAAACCAAAGAGGAATTCAAAGAGTCGAAGCCTGGACGAAGCTCAGCCAAGAGCTGTTTCTGCTCCCTCACATCCCCAGCTCCTGAACATGGCTGCTCAGCTGCTGGAGCAGGCCGAAGGTGGGATAGTTGAGGGAATGGCAGATATGTGGATttcatggatggctttaaacatTCATGGTGGGGTCCATTTCGTTCCACCCGTGCAAGCATGTTCCTTTAGTTCCTGTCTGGCTTCACATTTCATAAACTCTGGAAAGGAGGCCTAGACCTGGACTCTGGACCACTGCGTGGCTGTCACTGGCAATGGGCGATGATGATGCTCCGTTCAGTTTCCACTGGACAAGCATGAGCTTAATTCCGATTTTGCAACTATTCTGAACACATTGACCAAATCAGTAATGGGTGGAATGGAAATGGAGATGTGGCTAGAAAAGGAACAGAGTAAGCAAGAGACAGGGTGTCTAAAGGTGCCTACACCAgtgaggggttgttgttttttgtacagACTTAGAACTACAGATGTTGTGTGTCATAGTGTTGATGCTGTAACAAGCTATTTACCGCATGCCTTTAGTCAAAGTACAGGCATAGCCAGAGGCACAATACAGGCACAGCCCAGAAGGGGAGAAAAGTGTGTGGGCTATGGGAGGGGGGGTAGAAGGTGAAGAAGGCTGGAGCAAGAGCAGGGAAGTATGTGGAAGCGGGAATTGAGCAGGAGGAATTGGTAAGCGCCTGGGAAGTGGGTTCTTTTACAGGTTTGCACTTACTGTTTGGTTCTAAGCAAATAAACAACAGACAGCTTGGGAGGTCCCTGCAGAGATTTGTTGGAGAGCTCCACAGCTTTGACTGGTAGGAAAAGGAGAGGGCACTTGAAGTGgagttaatttttctgttttgcagacTCTGATGGCACAGAGTTTGAGGACGACCCCCTGTTACAGGTGCTAAGGGGCCAGAGGGAGTTGCTGCGCAGCCAGCTGAGGTCGGTCGCTGCTCATTGCAAACTGTCTAGAGGCATTCTCTCTTGGGATTGCTGCTGTTTCAAAGTCTTTGCTAGCTGCTGAGAACGGTTGCCTTGCGTTGCCTGATGTCCTGCCAGACTTTCAATGCCCCTCTCCTTTGGCTTTGAAGCATAATGGGTACCTGAGAGCTGATTGTTAGAAGTGTTGTCCCCTTCGTTGTCATCCCTGGTGCCTTTGCAGTGTCAACACATTCTCCGTACGTgtcttcttcccacccaccccagttttagATGCAACTCCTATGAAAAGAGGTCGTTGGACTTCATATTGTTTGATACATATTCTCCCTTCCTTCAAAAGTTTATGTGATGTGTATAGtttccccctccacccattcTGTCCCCACAACCAATCCTGTGAGTTAGGCCTAAAGTCACTTGGTGGGTTTTGTGGCTGGGTAGGAATTTGAGCTGGAGTCTCTCTGGTCTTAGTGCAGTGTTGCAACCATCATACCACACTGTCTCTCCATAAGGATCTGTAAGAGGTTCTTATGTTTTAGCATCAGGCAAGAACTCAAGGCTTTATAGTTCATATTCAGCCAGATCTAATCCTTCCCTAAAGTACAATTCTTGGTATGGACAGGATAGTGGATATTCAGTGATTCCAAACAatcacttaaataataataataataataataataataataataataataataataataataaagagagcACAGAATTCAGCTTTTTTGATGGCTTGTATTCATTTTTGCAATGTTTCTAGTCTTTACAGCTGTGACGATTGAAAGCATGTAGGAAATATCTAGTAATCTCAAAAGTCAGAAGTGTggcttatgtttttttttttgtggattTAGGCATCACACATGCCATTTTGACACTTTTCATATGTGAGAGAAGCAGAATAAAGTATGCAGGAAATAGAAGTTGCTTAATTTATGCATATCTTAGAATTTAGGATAAGTTGGCACTTTTAGTGCAAAGGGCATTTTGCTTTCAGCTGTGAGCAGTTGCTGAGTGCTGCCCCCCTGCTCCAAACAAATTACAGCTGCCTGGTCTGATGGGCAATTTATTCTCTGGCAGTATGGCTGTGTTGCTTTGGTCTACTCCAGCCTTTAAAGCCTTTCTGCTCTGTTCCCTTGCAGAGCTGTGGATGTCCGGGTagctcagcttgaaggctaccaTTCTGATCAAGACTTATCCCATCGATGACAGACTCCTGCATGATCTTCTCCACACCTGTGTGGTTTTACAGCAGTGGACTGGGTCCTGTCCTTACTCAGACACCTCCAAATGAGGTGTTTGGGAGAGGTTCTTAATTATGCTAGGACCCTTCTAGCATAATTTTTGGCTGCGCTGCCTGTACCCGACAAGCTGGTGTGTTCATCAAAGCCAACTGGGAGTGCAAAATGACCAGGCACTGGTGTGTAGGGATGTGCCTAAAAGCATAAACAGTGCCTTGTTTCCATGgtttcattgtgtatttttgtggtgagattaaaataaaaagtgtatTTTTGGATCAAAATGAACTGTGATGGTTTGCAGTAAATGACATAACCTATCCAGGACCGCCTGTCCAATTAAATGATGGTTAATGAAGTCTAAAACCATTTGACTTGGAGAGGAGGCACTAGGcaaacatttttaatttattttagctACCTTTGGAATGGAAAGGACAGATGAACAATccctaaataaatacattttattttattaaatgttgtGTTCTACCTTTCTAATTAGCTGTCAAAGGCACCTTACATCAAATTGTGTTTTATTGGATTTCAAACAACGTGATCCcaaaaaacagtaacaaaaaccAACAGTAACATCAAAACACTAGGAGAGTTAAAACTGGCAACAGAACTCTATTGGGGAAGGCACAGGAAAATAAAGAGGTGTTTACTTGGGCCTTAGGTGTGCCTCTTTGGAGAGGGTTTTTCACAggaccttttcagttgtggcacctcATTTCCAGTAGTCACCTGCCTAACCTTCAAGAGCAGGGATACTCAAAGGAGTGCTGACGACTGCAACAAACTGCAAGGTTTGTGCAGGACAAGGCAGTGTGGATGCTATCCTGTAGACCAGCTTTGTAAGTTTAGTCCCTTCTGCAGTAACCTGCTGCATTTCTGTGCTTAGTGCAGAGAATTGTAGGTGAGGGGCCTCTGTCCCACCTCCGCCAACTCACTGCCATGCAGTTCCTTGTCACACATGCCATTCCCAGGCCACTGATTAAATACGCTACAGATGAACGTGTTGCTCCTGCTCAGCCAAAGAAGATAGATGGGGAGATGTGAGGTAGGACATAGATATAAAAGCATTCATTTAATGTGTCATAAGCTGTTTCCTCCAAAGTCCTGGAAAtcatataccgtatatacgtgagtataagccgactttttcagcccattttttgggctgaaaaagccgccctcggcttatacacAGGTGAAGcaggcggctgcaaagggacaagcggcaagaaagggatcctttcttgctgcttgtctcccctgccctgccgatcccccatctgtgcctgctctctgatccctcgtcctgtgcctgctctgtgcgaggatcgcctcctcctcctcctcccgtcccttctccccgaaggggaacagaggtagtgacgggggcagcgggagcaggacaagtatcgagcaggcgtgcgagccggctcagccccagagagcctgttgcttttgcccccatcccatcccagtccgccatagaaactgcccaccctgaaactacccacccctgaaaccttcccagaatctgctcccttaattcctccctgaatatgccccctccccctgagccctccctgtaaagagaccctttctttccaagccttccctcttaacccctgcccatcccagctctgcccactgtagaaactgcgctgagactctatgatcctgtgcctgctctacctctgcccatcccagctctgcccactgtagaaactgcgctgagactctatgatcctgtgcctgctctacccctgcccatcccagctctgcccactgtagaaactgcgctgagactctatgatcctgtgcctgctctacccctgcccatcccagctctgcccactgtagaaactgcgctgagactctatgatcctgtgcctgctctacccctgcccatcccagctctgcccactgtagaaactgcgctgagactctgtgatcctgtgcctgctctgcgcaaggcatcggggagggaaaagtggggagaaagtgctcctcgatgcttttcctctcctatgccttgcacagagcagtcactgctctgtgcgaggatcgcctcctcctcctcctctccccgtcccttctccccgaaggggaacagaggtagcgacgggggcagcgggagcaggaggaggacgagtatcgagcaggcgcgcgagccggctcagtcccagagagcctgttgcttttgcccccatcccatcccagctcagtccgccatagaaactgcccaccctgaaactatcaacccctgaaaccttcccagaatctgctcccttaattcctccctgaatatgccccctccccctgagccctccctgtaaagagaccctttctttccaagcctt is a window from the Lacerta agilis isolate rLacAgi1 chromosome 8, rLacAgi1.pri, whole genome shotgun sequence genome containing:
- the PROSER3 gene encoding proline and serine-rich protein 3, yielding MDSSMAVFSTLGSPFLEQSCLRSHYHPSQAHPLRQEQRYTALSPSRLRHKNCPTSPKKAETQSPATPGLLPGSSHQEMKPPESDSTSSFNESWPSTERSSSSLTPEGAKGLPSEQITGTKALASLKPPESVSDSDSVIARYMERFRYGQPTNRRERWAPNGHSAQFWWLGHSFSPECNISKKETSPTSDSQSEVRQSLFSPALDQSPSGDSQDSSTLDPETVKLQERAARLLHRSTSPLSSSRHASSTPTSTITNADTDMTGRAPHHLGLGEPQGNLNAFPYYITQRSQLCSSSRPEDDILFQWRLRRKMEEASQAVAVMPPLAWRSPHIQPTHASSLVERVAQKPSEPASWKSEGGRVQPTSETQLHVKSTLHDYHPCCPTDSVKNGPSSTQLIEAAPFSSGILLVGSSEPKGEQGLKEVTLQEDPVPAYRDSPPLPRPAGTSKLLGQSTLHQDQQAARPVERVHTEPRGNQKAFRTEQGQAKPVRDFRGPPVSRTKDSIQHVLGEVIAERLFSPPDSPGPHRDKPKRNSKSRSLDEAQPRAVSAPSHPQLLNMAAQLLEQAEDSDGTEFEDDPLLQVLRGQRELLRSQLRAVDVRVAQLEGYHSDQDLSHR